In a single window of the Littorina saxatilis isolate snail1 linkage group LG5, US_GU_Lsax_2.0, whole genome shotgun sequence genome:
- the LOC138965829 gene encoding uncharacterized protein isoform X1, producing MEMRSSMRMTPQTSLPFYQKRRRSKMTEWLDQYEKVAQRQQQYLQKIRDLRMRLRNKDERYMMLSIERMRRLPVELDHSPASPFQNKNADYKSHVPWSSSLLAHSYYPKMSAPSPRQVALVQSPEPLPSERGGSYGCVISGERLLPKLHPKYLSPISSRLHVRADRVEKQSKSDITLDRNKTDYEPIEDIAKRNRIQFSRYLSSRDDKDAEKDRKGKNSGSPVRDSRDVTGRLSIVANVGDEISQQDPT from the exons ATGGAGATGAGATCTTCTATGCGAATGACACCGCAAACTTCTTTGCCTTTCTACCAAAAGCGCCGCCGCTCAAA GATGACAGAGTGGCTGGACCAGTATGAGAAGGTGGCACAGAGGCAACAACAGTATCTGCAGAAAATCCGCGACCTCCGAATGCGCCTGCGCAACAAAGACGAACGCTACATGATGCTGTCCATCGAGCGCATGCGCAGACTGCCCGTGGAGCTGGACCACTCTCCTGCGTCTCCTTTCCAAAACAAGAACGCAGACTACAAGAGTCATGTCCCCTGGTCGTCCTCTCTTCTCGCTCATTCTTACTACCCGAAGATGAGCGCCCCTTCTCCCCGCCAGGTGGCGCTTGTGCAGTCTCCGGAGCCTCTCCCGTCGGAGCGAGGGGGTAGCTACGGTTGCGTCATTTCCGGTGAGAGGCTCCTTCCCAAATTGCACCCCAAGTACCTGAGCCCTATCAGCTCCAGACTTCACGTGAGGGCCGACAGAGTAGAGAAGCAAAGCAAATCTGACATCACCCTGGACAGGAATAAGACAGACTACGAACCCATCGAAGACATTGCCAAGAGGAACCGCATTCAGTTCTCGCGCTACCTCTCGTCACGTGACGACAAGGACGCAGAAAAAGACAGGAAGGGGAAGAACTCTGGGAGCCCTGTTCGTGACTCTCGTGACGTAACAGGTCGTCTGTCCATTGTGGCGAACGTCGGTGACGAAATCTCACAACAAGACCCGACATAA
- the LOC138965829 gene encoding uncharacterized protein isoform X2, with the protein MTEWLDQYEKVAQRQQQYLQKIRDLRMRLRNKDERYMMLSIERMRRLPVELDHSPASPFQNKNADYKSHVPWSSSLLAHSYYPKMSAPSPRQVALVQSPEPLPSERGGSYGCVISGERLLPKLHPKYLSPISSRLHVRADRVEKQSKSDITLDRNKTDYEPIEDIAKRNRIQFSRYLSSRDDKDAEKDRKGKNSGSPVRDSRDVTGRLSIVANVGDEISQQDPT; encoded by the coding sequence ATGACAGAGTGGCTGGACCAGTATGAGAAGGTGGCACAGAGGCAACAACAGTATCTGCAGAAAATCCGCGACCTCCGAATGCGCCTGCGCAACAAAGACGAACGCTACATGATGCTGTCCATCGAGCGCATGCGCAGACTGCCCGTGGAGCTGGACCACTCTCCTGCGTCTCCTTTCCAAAACAAGAACGCAGACTACAAGAGTCATGTCCCCTGGTCGTCCTCTCTTCTCGCTCATTCTTACTACCCGAAGATGAGCGCCCCTTCTCCCCGCCAGGTGGCGCTTGTGCAGTCTCCGGAGCCTCTCCCGTCGGAGCGAGGGGGTAGCTACGGTTGCGTCATTTCCGGTGAGAGGCTCCTTCCCAAATTGCACCCCAAGTACCTGAGCCCTATCAGCTCCAGACTTCACGTGAGGGCCGACAGAGTAGAGAAGCAAAGCAAATCTGACATCACCCTGGACAGGAATAAGACAGACTACGAACCCATCGAAGACATTGCCAAGAGGAACCGCATTCAGTTCTCGCGCTACCTCTCGTCACGTGACGACAAGGACGCAGAAAAAGACAGGAAGGGGAAGAACTCTGGGAGCCCTGTTCGTGACTCTCGTGACGTAACAGGTCGTCTGTCCATTGTGGCGAACGTCGGTGACGAAATCTCACAACAAGACCCGACATAA